From Helicobacter sp. NHP19-012, a single genomic window includes:
- a CDS encoding replication initiation protein, with protein MAIILANEGNIDGAESNDTSQHAIKDLKHIAKQISDLEAILQNATRSGVKQGLKDGIADCIEKMATTLNTWTGWLEKENVSHCNSQTTEVISTQPDKVKIPAIEVASTAKTPTQEQQQNLAVVAFAKDLKVCNPGDVWMHNNIYKVNLGSLTALENNLLYSICDKVKNKKDIIVHFTAKDLRHIVGLKTFSGAKLTTLAKSLSKKLIAAHFEVLIPVGEDLVASEYIGLFSRFSVVHHKSSGEFEHLTVQVGQHFTHLLNALTKDFTIFKLNTFVNLKSKYAKTLFRMLERFRNTPYKITFTNIVYKNDWVGFCEFMGIPKSYKIADIESNILAPACRELGYTKNEIDILLGQGKTYEDLRDRPYNTIFYEKHRAGRGGKIVGITFYVTPNTDTLRQQEITKRRLEIKKEQNAVLDKAIIAQKEFKKRQAQRAKKLEYYTQQEVKTLIGFCGRVGNLFVDDFGEHLFKKLKLCAVNFWNDKKWVFCLFEITPRDQDAMRDETQWATRYQQHIQLCNVDYKSGRYLTYTFADADSFIERFAKSSI; from the coding sequence GTGGCAATCATACTAGCAAATGAGGGGAATATAGATGGTGCAGAAAGCAACGACACTTCACAACATGCCATTAAAGATTTAAAACACATTGCAAAGCAAATCAGCGATTTGGAGGCAATTTTACAGAACGCAACCCGTTCTGGCGTAAAACAAGGTTTAAAAGATGGGATCGCTGACTGCATTGAGAAGATGGCAACAACGCTCAACACATGGACTGGCTGGTTAGAAAAAGAAAATGTTAGTCATTGCAACTCGCAGACCACAGAAGTCATCTCCACACAGCCAGACAAAGTCAAAATCCCCGCCATTGAAGTCGCTTCTACTGCAAAAACCCCAACCCAAGAGCAACAACAAAATTTGGCGGTTGTGGCTTTTGCCAAAGATTTAAAGGTGTGCAATCCCGGGGATGTTTGGATGCACAACAACATCTACAAAGTAAATTTAGGCAGTTTAACGGCTTTAGAAAACAACCTACTCTACAGCATATGCGACAAAGTGAAAAACAAAAAAGACATCATTGTCCATTTTACAGCCAAAGACTTACGCCACATCGTGGGGCTTAAAACTTTCAGTGGGGCTAAATTAACCACCTTAGCTAAGTCTCTGAGTAAAAAACTCATCGCCGCTCACTTTGAAGTGCTGATCCCCGTTGGTGAGGATTTAGTGGCGAGCGAGTACATTGGCCTTTTCAGCCGTTTTAGTGTCGTGCACCATAAATCAAGTGGAGAATTCGAGCACCTAACAGTGCAAGTTGGACAACACTTCACACATTTGTTAAATGCCCTAACCAAAGACTTCACCATATTTAAGCTCAATACTTTTGTGAACTTAAAGAGTAAATACGCCAAGACTCTTTTTAGAATGCTGGAGCGCTTTAGAAACACTCCTTATAAAATCACCTTCACAAATATTGTCTATAAGAACGATTGGGTGGGGTTTTGTGAATTTATGGGAATCCCTAAAAGCTATAAAATAGCCGACATTGAGAGTAACATATTAGCCCCAGCTTGCCGAGAACTAGGCTATACAAAAAATGAAATCGATATCCTATTAGGGCAGGGCAAAACATATGAAGACTTACGCGACAGACCTTATAACACTATATTTTATGAAAAACACCGTGCAGGACGGGGTGGCAAGATTGTAGGCATCACCTTTTATGTAACTCCAAATACAGACACACTGAGACAACAGGAAATCACTAAACGGCGTTTAGAAATCAAAAAAGAACAAAATGCCGTTTTAGATAAAGCCATCATTGCCCAAAAGGAATTTAAAAAACGACAGGCACAAAGAGCAAAAAAACTAGAGTACTACACCCAGCAAGAAGTTAAGACGCTCATAGGCTTTTGTGGCAGAGTGGGCAATTTATTTGTGGATGATTTTGGCGAGCACTTGTTTAAAAAACTTAAACTATGCGCTGTCAATTTTTGGAATGATAAAAAATGGGTGTTTTGTCTTTTTGAGATCACTCCAAGAGATCAAGATGCCATGCGTGACGAAACGCAATGGGCAACAAGATACCAACAACACATACAACTTTGTAATGTTGATTATAAAAGCGGAAGATACCTAACCTACACTTTTGCCGATGCCGACAGCTTTATTGAACGCTTTGCTAAAAGCTCTATCTAG